A DNA window from Engystomops pustulosus chromosome 10, aEngPut4.maternal, whole genome shotgun sequence contains the following coding sequences:
- the PPP4R2 gene encoding serine/threonine-protein phosphatase 4 regulatory subunit 2, which yields MDVDRLQEALKDFEKKGKKELCPELDQFLCHVAKTGETIVQWPQFKDYFMFKLEKVMDDFRSSAPEPRGPPNPNVEYIPFDEMKERILKIVTGFNGTPFTIQRLCELVTDPRRNYTGTDKFLRGVEKNVMVVSCVYPSSEKNNSSSINRMNGVMFPGNSQSYTDRSNVNGPGTPRPLSRPKLSVSNPMTTNGLPDGSENKDSEEQKDEDRSDSLSPEESSPSSTVKNKHMEEDPTEEHEVKRLKFDTEDDDDEEEEEQQQPAAPQEPSSSSQASSEMADEAEAVSTSEETEKESCDSDLAAEESLVTSSDSAPEEETDKETADNLCETEETPEESHQMEQSEEPEPQSSGSSAEEAESATSTSKADAELTEPEHPETLEKSPEIPCESPMDNSEGATDAAEEPMEQD from the exons attttgaaaaaaaaggaaaaaaggaattaTGTCCGGAACTGGATCAATTTCTCTGCCATGTGGCGAAGACTGGAGAGACCAT AGTCCAGTGGCCTCAGTTCAAAGATTACTTCATGTTCAAACTGGAGAAGGTGATGGACGACTTCCGATCCTCTGCGCCAGAGCCCAGAGGGCCCCCTAACCCCAACGTGGAATACATACCATTTGATGAGATGAAGGAAAGAATACTTAAGATTGTTACCGGTTTTAACGG GACTCCTTTTACCATTCAGCGGCTTTGTGAGCTAGTGACCGACCCCCGGAGGAATTACACCGGAACCGACAAATTTCTGAGAGGAGTGGAAAAG AATGTCATGGTTGTAAGCTGTGTATATCCCTCTTCTGA GAAAAATAATTCAAGTAGCATAAACCGGATGAACGGTGTGATGTTTCCTGGAAACTCCCAGAGTTACACTGACAG ATCGAACGTGAACGGTCCAGGGACCCCGCGACCACTGAGCAGGCCGAAGCTATCCGTTTCCAATCCCATGACTACTAATGGTTTGCCTGACGGCAGCGAAAACAAGGACTCTGAAGAACAGAAAGACGAGGATCGCAG CGATTCCCTGTCCCCAGAGGAAAGTTCTCCATCAAGTACTGTAAAGAACAAGCACATGGAGGAAGATCCCACAGAGGAGCACGAGGTGAAGAGACTCAAGTTCGACaccgaagatgatgatgatgaggaggaagaggagcagcagcagccggcCGCCCCGCAGGAACCTTCCTCGTCCAGCCAGGCCTCCAGTGAAATGGCCGACGAAGCTGAAGCCGTATCCACAAGCGAAGAGACGGAAAAAGAAAGCTGCGATTCTGATCTGGCTGCAGAAG AATCTCTAGTGACCTCCAGCGACTCTGCACCCGAAGAGGAAACTGACAAGGAAACCGCCGACAACTTGTGTGAAACGGAAGAGACCCCCGAGGAATCCCACCAAATGGAGCAATCGGAGGAGCCCGAACCTCAGAGCAGCGGCTCCAGCGCGGAGGAAGCCGAGAGCGCCACCTCCACCAGTAAAGCTGACGCGGAGCTCACCGAACCTGAGCACCCAGAAACTCTAGAAAAGTCGCCGGAAATCCCTTGCGAGTCTCCCATGGATAACAGCGAGGGGGCGACAGACGCAGCAGAGGAACCTATGGAACAagactaa